In Malania oleifera isolate guangnan ecotype guangnan chromosome 8, ASM2987363v1, whole genome shotgun sequence, a single window of DNA contains:
- the LOC131163027 gene encoding 3-ketoacyl-CoA synthase 4: protein MDGGGNAHPKAPGGGGGPVGVQIHHSRRLPDFLQSVNLKYVKLGYHYLISNLLTLCLVPLMVVILVQASQMNPHDLRQLWLHLQYNLVSVITCSTVLVFGSTVYIVTRPRPVYLVDYACYRAPDHLKVRFQQFMDHSKLTGDFEESSLEFQRKILERSGLGEETYVPEAMHSIPPQPSMAAARAEAEQVMFGALDNLFSSTSIKPKDIGILVVNCSLFNPTPSLSAMIVNKYKLRGNIKSFNLGGMGCSAGVIAIDLAKDLLQVHRKTYAVVVSTENITQNWYFGNKKSMLIPNCLFRVGGAAILLSNKSVDRRRAKYKLVHAVRTNRGADDKAFRCVFQEEDDKGKTGVSLSKDLMAIAGGALKVNITTLGPLVLPISEQLLFFATLIVKKLFKANIKPYIPDFKLAFDHFCIHAGGRAVIDELEKNLQLLPKHVEASRMTLHRFGNTSSSSIWYELAYTEAKGRMRRGNRVWQIAFGSGFKCNSAVWEALRNVKPSSHGPWRDCIDRYPVKILS from the coding sequence ATGGATGGAGGCGGCAATGCCCATCCCAAAGCCCCTGGTGGCGGCGGCGGCCCAGTCGGCGTCCAGATTCACCATTCCCGGCGACTCCCTGATTTCCTCCAGAGCGTCAATCTCAAGTACGTGAAGCTAGGTTACCACTACCTTATCTCCAATTTGCTCACCCTCTGCCTCGTCCCTCTCATGGTCGTGATCCTGGTCCAAGCCTCCCAAATGAATCCCCACGATCTCCGCCAGCTATGGCTTCACCTCCAGTACAATCTGGTCAGCGTCATCACCTGCTCCACCGTCCTGGTCTTCGGATCGACGGTGTACATTGTTACGCGTCCTCGCCCTGTCTATCTCGTCGACTACGCGTGTTATCGCGCTCCCGACCACCTCAAAGTCCGGTTTCAGCAGTTCATGGATCATTCGAAGCTCACCGGCGACTTCGAGGAGTCGTCGCTGGAATTCCAGCGAAAGATCTTGGAGCGGTCGGGGCTGGGCGAGGAGACTTACGTCCCTGAAGCGATGCACTCCATTCCGCCGCAGCCGTCGATGGCCGCCGCTAGAGCTGAAGCTGAGCAGGTCATGTTTGGTGCCCTAGATAATTTATTCTCGAGTACTTCTATTAAACCGAAGGACATTGGAATTCTTGTTGTGAATTGTAGTTTGTTTAATCCGACGCCTTCGCTTTCTGCTATGATTGTTAATAAGTACAAACTGAGAGGCAATATCAAGAGCTTCAATTTGGGGGGAATGGGTTGTAGTGCTGGGGTTATTGCCATTGATCTTGCTAAGGACTTGTTACAAGTTCATAGGAAGACCTATGCTGTTGTTGTGAGTACTGAAAACATTACACAGAACTGGTATTTTGGCAACAAGAAGTCTATGTTGATACCCAATTGCTTGTTTAGAGTTGGGGGTGCTGCAATTTTGCTTTCCAATAAGTCTGTGGATAGGAGGCGGGCCAAGTATAAGCTTGTTCATGCTGTAAGGACAAATCGTGGGGCAGATGATAAGGCATTTCGCTGCGTTTTCCAGGAGGAGGACGATAAGGGGAAGACAGGTGTTTCACTATCGAAAGATCTCATGGCAATTGCTGGAGGAGCTCTTAAAGTTAACATCACTACATTGGGCCCTCTTGTGCTCCCAATTAGCGAGCAACTCCTCTTCTTTGCTACACTTATTGTTAAGAAATTGTTCAAAGCGAACATCAAGCCTTACATTCCAGATTTCAAGCTGGCTTTTGATCATTTCTGCATACACGCTGGCGGAAGGGCTGTGATCGACGAGCTCGAGAAGAATTTGCAGCTGCTTCCAAAACATGTAGAGGCTTCTCGGATGACTCTGCATCGCTTTGGAAACACTTCCTCAAGCTCGATTTGGTATGAACTGGCCTATACTGAAGCGAAAGGGAGAATGCGAAGGGGCAATCGTGTCTGGCAGATTGCATTTGGAAGTGGTTTCAAATGTAACAGTGCGGTCTGGGAGGCTCTCAGGAATGTGAAGCCATCCTCTCATGGTCCCTGGAGAGATTGCATAGATAGATATCCTGTGAAAATTCTCAGTTAG